Proteins encoded together in one Candidatus Kaiserbacteria bacterium window:
- a CDS encoding glutathione S-transferase N-terminal domain-containing protein: MSHKQVVIYSTPTCHFCQQAKEFFTANNVEYTEHDVASDQEKAQEMVTRSGQMGVPVIFIGEEMVIGFDEERIRSLLGL, from the coding sequence ATGAGCCATAAACAAGTAGTTATATATAGCACACCAACATGTCACTTTTGCCAACAAGCAAAAGAATTCTTTACAGCAAACAATGTAGAGTACACTGAACACGACGTAGCTTCTGACCAAGAAAAGGCGCAGGAGATGGTTACCCGAAGTGGGCAAATGGGAGTTCCGGTAATATTTATCGGAGAAGAGATGGTTATAGGATTTGACGAAGAACGAATCCGAAGTCTTCTTGGATTGTAA